The Pseudomonas triclosanedens genome has a window encoding:
- a CDS encoding transglycosylase SLT domain-containing protein — MAAAVGLARLALLLLACWPLGQAKAGEVPPPAYQFAAQRAGIPAAVLYAVALQESGTRYHDRLVPWPWTLNVAGASRRFATRTEACAGLHQALRDVPRTRIDAGLGQINLGYQRHRYDHPCELLDPYRNLALAAQILREQHAPGQDWLITIGRYHRPAGGAPAARYRQSVGRHLARVLGEPARGADTRRTLP; from the coding sequence ATGGCAGCGGCAGTAGGCCTCGCGCGTCTCGCGCTCCTGCTGCTGGCTTGCTGGCCACTCGGCCAGGCGAAGGCCGGGGAGGTTCCGCCGCCGGCCTACCAGTTCGCGGCACAGCGTGCGGGCATTCCGGCGGCGGTGTTGTACGCGGTGGCCTTGCAGGAGAGTGGCACCCGGTACCACGACCGCCTCGTGCCCTGGCCCTGGACGCTCAACGTGGCTGGGGCATCGCGTCGATTCGCCACCCGTACCGAGGCCTGCGCCGGCCTGCACCAGGCATTGCGCGACGTGCCGCGCACCCGCATCGACGCCGGCCTGGGCCAGATCAACCTGGGCTACCAGCGTCACCGCTACGACCACCCCTGCGAACTGCTCGATCCCTATCGGAACCTAGCGCTGGCCGCGCAGATCCTGCGCGAGCAGCACGCGCCGGGCCAGGACTGGCTGATCACGATCGGCCGCTACCACCGTCCCGCTGGTGGCGCACCCGCTGCGCGCTACCGACAGAGTGTTGGCCGCCACTTGGCCCGCGTACTGGGCGAGCCAGCGCGGGGCGCGGATACCCGGAGAACCCTGCCATGA
- a CDS encoding integrating conjugative element protein, with translation MKPRIFRPATRWLLGLLPLVSVPAAFAQSPPLIVVEDHGGASALPYYQALDLQPRTGSRPSPRIEMPRLPEGPSGEAAMLPVRSAHLAPGDVAPRAIQAPGLTPMFLVGDDQRSHAWLRQRAPALRELGAVGLVVQVESPQALASLRALAPGLMLAPASGDELAERLGLRHYPVLVTATGIEQ, from the coding sequence ATGAAGCCTCGAATCTTCCGTCCGGCTACGCGGTGGCTGCTCGGCTTGCTGCCGCTCGTGTCCGTGCCAGCCGCTTTCGCACAATCGCCGCCCTTGATCGTCGTCGAGGATCACGGCGGTGCCTCCGCGCTGCCTTACTACCAAGCCCTGGACCTGCAACCGCGCACCGGAAGCAGGCCATCTCCCAGGATCGAGATGCCACGCCTGCCCGAAGGGCCTTCTGGCGAGGCGGCCATGCTGCCGGTGCGTTCTGCCCATTTGGCCCCTGGCGATGTGGCTCCCCGGGCGATCCAGGCGCCGGGGCTCACGCCGATGTTCCTGGTTGGTGATGACCAGCGCTCCCATGCCTGGCTGCGCCAGCGTGCCCCGGCGCTGCGCGAGCTCGGGGCCGTGGGGTTGGTGGTCCAGGTCGAGTCACCGCAGGCACTGGCGTCACTGCGTGCCCTGGCGCCCGGGCTGATGCTGGCACCGGCGTCCGGGGACGAACTGGCCGAGCGCCTGGGGCTGCGCCACTACCCGGTGCTGGTGACCGCCACCGGCATCGAACAGTGA